The Methylomusa anaerophila genome has a segment encoding these proteins:
- a CDS encoding glycosyltransferase family 4 protein yields MSDNLKVGIPLVGGRAWMGGVSYIELLVKAVRGLTESERPHLYMIVTEETLAEYPLYQPLAAYYDGILYVGEQSAAVDDAIDRPYRQFPDTGQLFSFIDFYFPCVLDVIPGENCAAWIPDFQHRNLPWLFTDQERRLRDEKIDKIAAQAKLVVFSSNTVGNDFKKYYPRSQADCRVLPFYSYPQPEWYQGEPAAIQTKYDLPDKFILCCNQFWLHKNHHRLFAAVAACRGRGQDIQLVCTGSTRDYRFADYYSYLRRYLARLRIEDNIRVLGFIPREDQIQLIRRSLAVVQPSLSEGWSTVVEDSRVLGKPMLLSDIAVHREQNPPYSSFFSPNDSEDLAGKMTDLWEQNQPGPDLCREKEAEEAAAGLVRDYAKRFGEIAAIPQWNPSRQTAPSINISGPTAASQVQYPIEFDVPQALNQMLSHIGNECIQFLQILYQYIFPPAVIVQWQCGLGEGVHVLNLAGYQAAGVEPEPQAYDMSRVIFSQPVYPSFASWRQAGANALDALVINLRPGQDLTGRQELTDVIQQNLKADGLLVLFAAGDQLPKLEGALVEYGFSSRRIEAGPEPGRKLVFAARRPLEPVSAEQIKDRLLMTETGALLQVMAESLAQRRLQASQLAELRERFAESEFDRGERLKIIERVGRQLQESEADRAARLVVINEQLVVINEQNETIAKLQAKLNKISRHWLIRPLLKIPSLRRIFEP; encoded by the coding sequence ATGAGCGATAACCTTAAAGTAGGGATACCTTTGGTCGGGGGCCGCGCCTGGATGGGCGGCGTTTCCTATATTGAGCTGCTGGTCAAGGCAGTCCGGGGATTAACGGAATCTGAGCGTCCCCACTTATATATGATAGTGACAGAGGAGACGCTGGCGGAATATCCCCTTTATCAGCCGTTGGCGGCTTACTATGACGGCATTCTCTATGTCGGGGAGCAGTCCGCCGCCGTGGATGACGCCATCGACCGTCCTTACCGGCAGTTTCCCGATACCGGCCAACTGTTCTCTTTTATTGACTTTTACTTTCCCTGTGTATTGGATGTGATCCCAGGAGAAAATTGCGCCGCCTGGATACCCGATTTCCAGCATCGCAACCTGCCCTGGCTGTTCACCGACCAGGAGCGCCGCCTGCGGGACGAAAAAATAGATAAAATTGCGGCCCAGGCTAAGCTGGTTGTCTTTTCCAGCAATACCGTTGGCAATGATTTCAAAAAATATTATCCCCGGTCGCAGGCTGACTGCCGTGTGCTGCCTTTTTATTCCTATCCTCAACCGGAATGGTATCAGGGAGAGCCGGCGGCTATTCAGACCAAATATGATTTGCCGGACAAGTTTATTCTTTGCTGCAATCAATTCTGGCTGCATAAAAATCATCATCGCCTGTTTGCCGCTGTGGCCGCCTGCCGCGGCCGCGGCCAGGACATTCAATTGGTATGCACCGGCTCAACCCGGGATTATCGTTTTGCCGATTATTATTCTTATTTGCGCCGGTATCTTGCCCGGTTGAGGATTGAAGACAACATCCGTGTTTTGGGCTTTATTCCCCGGGAAGATCAAATCCAGTTGATCCGCCGCAGTCTGGCCGTGGTCCAGCCGTCTTTATCGGAAGGCTGGAGTACGGTAGTGGAAGACTCGCGGGTTTTGGGAAAACCAATGCTGCTGTCGGATATTGCGGTGCACCGGGAGCAGAATCCCCCCTATAGCTCCTTCTTTTCGCCAAATGACAGCGAAGACTTGGCCGGGAAAATGACTGACCTTTGGGAACAGAACCAGCCGGGCCCCGATCTCTGCCGGGAAAAGGAGGCCGAAGAAGCCGCTGCCGGTCTCGTGCGGGACTATGCAAAGCGGTTTGGCGAAATTGCCGCAATCCCGCAATGGAATCCTTCCCGGCAAACGGCTCCTTCTATAAATATTTCCGGTCCAACCGCGGCAAGCCAAGTCCAATATCCTATAGAATTCGATGTTCCCCAGGCTTTGAACCAAATGCTGTCCCATATCGGCAATGAATGCATTCAGTTTCTGCAAATATTGTATCAATATATTTTCCCGCCGGCGGTCATTGTCCAGTGGCAGTGCGGCTTGGGCGAGGGGGTCCATGTGCTGAATCTGGCCGGATACCAGGCGGCGGGAGTGGAGCCTGAACCCCAGGCATATGACATGAGCCGGGTGATTTTTTCCCAGCCGGTTTACCCGTCTTTCGCCTCCTGGCGCCAGGCTGGCGCCAATGCCCTGGACGCACTGGTTATCAATCTTCGGCCCGGTCAGGACCTGACCGGCCGGCAGGAGCTGACTGACGTTATCCAACAGAACTTAAAGGCTGACGGCCTATTGGTGTTGTTCGCCGCCGGGGACCAGTTGCCAAAGCTGGAGGGCGCACTGGTGGAGTATGGCTTTTCCTCCCGCCGGATCGAAGCAGGGCCGGAACCAGGGAGAAAATTGGTTTTTGCCGCCCGCCGTCCTTTGGAACCAGTTAGTGCCGAACAAATAAAAGACCGGCTGCTGATGACGGAAACCGGCGCCCTTTTACAGGTTATGGCTGAGTCGCTGGCCCAAAGAAGGCTGCAAGCCTCCCAACTGGCCGAACTCCGGGAGCGATTCGCCGAAAGCGAATTTGACCGGGGTGAGCGGCTCAAAATCATAGAACGGGTGGGCCGGCAGCTGCAGGAAAGCGAGGCTGACCGGGCGGCCAGGCTAGTCGTGATTAACGAACAGCTAGTCGTGATTAACGAACAGAATGAAACCATTGCCAAACTGCAGGCCAAATTGAATAAAATCAGCAGACACTGGCTGATAAGGCCATTGCTGAAAATTCCTTCGCTGCGGCGGATTTTTGAACCATAA
- a CDS encoding glycosyltransferase family 4 protein, with protein sequence MKIAIDVVPIRTDGQVGGAMHVTIELIKKLAQMNDNDNAVKIVLLTAAWNDQAFADIFSRTTVDRVIVAPADNLAAAGGIRDKMRRLIQRLRRRPVRKGLLRRLGVDLLFCPMSAVTFYEDGIPAVSTIHDIQHEYYPQFFDPQELSHRRAFYQEICAKASAVICVSKYTKATFKEKYGFPSERMYVAYNGVQERLRLPSPEQQQAILAAKGVGGDPYLFYPANFWRHKNHLMLLTAFSAFCRKHPEIEINLVFTGALQEENAIIKDAVEQMGLTDKTRFLGYLADEEIAVIMHHCAGLIFPSLFEGFGIPLVEAMNFGKPVLCANTTSLPEVAGDAALYFDPRIPQQMEDAIFSLLTDSLTREKLSAKGRERASLFSLDNMAGQYMQAFQQVLKQTAPAASCG encoded by the coding sequence TTGAAAATTGCCATAGATGTTGTGCCCATACGCACAGACGGCCAGGTCGGCGGCGCTATGCACGTAACCATTGAACTGATCAAAAAACTGGCGCAAATGAATGATAATGATAATGCCGTGAAGATTGTGCTGCTGACGGCGGCATGGAATGACCAGGCTTTCGCCGATATTTTTTCCCGGACAACCGTGGACCGGGTTATCGTTGCGCCGGCGGATAATCTTGCGGCGGCCGGCGGCATTCGGGACAAAATGCGGCGTTTGATTCAGCGTTTGCGGCGCCGTCCGGTCCGCAAAGGGCTGCTCCGCCGGCTGGGGGTTGACTTGCTCTTTTGTCCCATGAGCGCCGTTACCTTTTATGAGGACGGAATACCTGCCGTCAGTACCATCCATGATATCCAGCATGAATATTATCCCCAGTTTTTCGATCCCCAAGAATTGTCTCACCGGCGGGCTTTTTATCAGGAAATTTGCGCCAAGGCCAGCGCCGTAATTTGTGTTTCAAAATATACTAAAGCTACTTTTAAAGAAAAATATGGTTTTCCCTCCGAACGCATGTATGTAGCTTATAACGGGGTGCAGGAGCGGCTGCGGCTGCCGTCGCCGGAACAGCAGCAAGCCATATTGGCGGCAAAAGGAGTAGGCGGCGATCCATATCTTTTTTACCCGGCTAACTTTTGGCGGCATAAAAACCATCTTATGCTGCTGACCGCCTTTTCCGCCTTTTGCCGCAAGCATCCGGAAATCGAAATAAACCTGGTCTTTACCGGCGCTCTGCAGGAGGAAAATGCCATTATCAAAGACGCTGTGGAACAAATGGGACTGACGGATAAAACCCGTTTTCTCGGCTATCTTGCCGACGAAGAAATTGCCGTCATTATGCATCACTGCGCCGGTTTGATTTTTCCCAGTCTGTTCGAGGGCTTTGGCATTCCCTTGGTGGAAGCCATGAACTTTGGCAAGCCGGTGCTGTGCGCCAACACCACCAGCCTGCCGGAAGTCGCCGGCGATGCAGCCCTTTATTTTGACCCCAGAATACCGCAGCAAATGGAAGACGCCATCTTCAGCCTCTTAACGGATTCGTTGACCCGGGAAAAATTGTCGGCTAAGGGGCGTGAGCGGGCTTCCCTTTTTTCTTTGGACAATATGGCCGGGCAGTATATGCAAGCCTTTCAGCAAGTGCTGAAACAGACCGCTCCGGCGGCATCCTGCGGCTAA
- the gmd gene encoding GDP-mannose 4,6-dehydratase: MEKVALITGVTGQDGAFLAEFLLKKGYIVHGVKRRSSLFNTERIDHLYRDPHETDVRFFLHHGDLTDSTNLIRIIQEVQPDEIYNLAAQSHVQVSFEEPEYTANADALGTLRLLEALRILGLTDKTRIYQASTSELYGKVRETPQKETTPFYPRSPYAVAKLYGYWITVNYREAYGIYACNGILFNHESPIRGETFVTRKITRAVARIKLGLQDTLYLGNLNAKRDWGYAGDYVRAMWLILQQDRPDDYVIATGETHAVREFVELAFKAAGIDIKWEGNGIDETGRDAAGKVLVRIDPRYYRPTEVDLLLGDPAKAKAQLGWSPKVSFKELVAMMVREDCKRAERDILCKQHGYAVADSFE; this comes from the coding sequence ATGGAAAAAGTTGCGTTAATTACGGGAGTAACCGGGCAGGACGGCGCTTTTCTGGCCGAATTCCTGCTGAAGAAAGGCTATATCGTTCATGGCGTCAAGCGCCGCAGTTCCCTGTTCAACACGGAGCGCATCGATCATTTGTACCGGGACCCGCACGAGACGGATGTACGGTTTTTTTTGCATCACGGCGATTTGACCGACTCAACCAATCTGATCAGGATTATTCAGGAGGTACAGCCGGACGAGATATACAATCTGGCGGCTCAAAGCCATGTGCAGGTCTCGTTTGAGGAACCGGAATATACGGCTAATGCCGACGCGTTAGGCACCTTGCGCCTGCTGGAAGCCTTGCGCATTCTGGGATTGACGGATAAAACCCGCATTTACCAGGCTTCCACCAGCGAATTGTACGGCAAGGTCCGGGAGACGCCCCAGAAGGAAACAACGCCGTTCTACCCCCGCAGCCCTTATGCGGTGGCCAAGCTGTACGGTTACTGGATTACCGTCAATTACCGGGAGGCTTATGGGATATACGCCTGCAACGGCATACTGTTCAATCATGAATCGCCCATTCGCGGCGAAACCTTTGTCACCCGGAAAATTACCCGGGCGGTGGCCCGCATCAAGCTGGGCCTCCAGGACACCCTCTATCTTGGCAATCTTAACGCCAAACGGGACTGGGGCTACGCCGGCGATTACGTGCGGGCCATGTGGCTGATCCTCCAGCAAGACCGGCCGGATGATTATGTGATTGCCACCGGCGAGACGCATGCAGTGCGGGAGTTTGTTGAACTGGCCTTTAAAGCGGCGGGCATCGACATAAAGTGGGAGGGGAACGGCATTGACGAAACCGGCCGGGATGCTGCCGGCAAGGTACTGGTGCGGATTGACCCGCGCTACTACCGGCCCACCGAAGTGGATCTTTTGCTGGGGGACCCGGCCAAGGCCAAGGCTCAATTGGGCTGGAGCCCGAAAGTATCCTTTAAAGAGCTTGTTGCCATGATGGTGAGGGAAGATTGCAAACGGGCGGAGCGGGATATTCTCTGCAAGCAGCATGGTTACGCTGTCGCCGACTCATTTGAGTGA
- a CDS encoding acyltransferase — protein MFKLSALFDNIKNRIRQELRTFLFPPASPGSPCQAARRLGARIAVGDDTLLLESAQFRFDVPTPDNRQYISIGEKCVIGGNFIFESAAGKISVGERTYIGGGVNLISRVGISIGNDVIIAWGCYVYDHNSHSLHWQDRRQDIEQFSQDFRRHQCGIINKDWSTVKAKPIMIQDKAWIGFEATILKGVTIGEGAIVGAKSVVVTDVEPWTVVAGNPARLIKRLSPEDR, from the coding sequence TTGTTTAAGTTGTCTGCGTTGTTTGATAATATTAAAAATAGAATTCGTCAGGAGCTGCGGACATTTCTTTTTCCCCCGGCTTCCCCCGGCTCGCCCTGTCAGGCTGCGCGCCGGCTGGGCGCCCGGATTGCGGTGGGGGACGACACCTTATTGCTGGAATCCGCCCAGTTTCGTTTTGACGTGCCAACTCCCGACAACCGTCAATATATTTCCATTGGCGAAAAGTGCGTTATTGGCGGCAACTTTATTTTTGAATCGGCGGCGGGAAAGATCTCTGTAGGCGAGAGAACCTATATCGGCGGCGGCGTTAACTTAATATCCCGGGTTGGCATTTCCATTGGCAATGATGTAATTATTGCCTGGGGCTGCTATGTTTATGATCATAATTCCCATTCGCTGCACTGGCAAGATCGCCGGCAGGATATTGAACAGTTTTCCCAGGACTTTAGGCGGCACCAATGCGGGATTATCAATAAAGACTGGTCCACGGTAAAGGCTAAACCGATAATGATTCAAGATAAAGCGTGGATTGGTTTTGAAGCAACAATACTCAAAGGCGTAACTATCGGCGAAGGCGCCATTGTCGGGGCAAAATCCGTTGTTGTCACAGATGTGGAGCCCTGGACGGTGGTGGCGGGCAATCCGGCCAGATTAATCAAGCGGCTTAGCCCCGAAGACCGGTAG
- a CDS encoding IS630 family transposase (programmed frameshift) gives MESLDNRLIAVNHAMKNCKNRRLFERYQTIKLYLEGYDVPQIAKITGRCLKTVYNFLNAYQTGGLKALAMNFSPGRPSFLTKEQKQEILDVLIHKRPEDVGFPAEMNWTGPILREWIIRTFNVEYSRSGTNVLLHELGFTCTRPTYTLAHADPIQQEEFKKNGKPLRADLLHDKVDRILFQDESMIRDYQAIARTWFPKGQQRIIPTYGKHQGIKLLGTLDYESGEIFVIESDRYDAEVFLSFLQQILLKYPGERIVIILDNARIHHANLLQPFLKSNKDRLTLVFLPPYSPNLNLIEEFWGWLKHSCIYNVFYHSTNEIRQRIQRFVAQINQMPLKVIDRLCCSL, from the exons ATGGAATCCTTAGATAATCGTCTAATTGCAGTAAATCATGCAATGAAGAATTGTAAAAACCGACGCCTGTTTGAGCGCTACCAAACCATAAAACTTTACTTGGAAGGTTATGATGTTCCTCAGATCGCCAAAATCACCGGTCGTTGTTTGAAAACAGTCTACAATTTTCTCAACGCCTATCAGACCGGTGGCCTTAAGGCCCTTGCAATGAACTTCTCTCCTGGCAGACCCTCTTTTCTTACCAAGGAACAAAAACAAGAAATTCTTGATGTCCTGATCCATAAAAGACCCGAGGATGTAGGTTTTCCGGCAGAGATGAACTGGACAGGACCCATCCTTAGAGAATGGATAATTCGCACCTTTAATGTAGAATATTCTCGAAGTGGAACCAATGTATTATTGCACGAACTGGGCTTTACCTGTACTCGTCCAACCTATACTCTTGCTCATGCTGACCCAATTCAACAAGAAGAATTCAAAAAAAATGGGAAACCCT TGAGAGCCGATCTTTTGCATGACAAAGTTGATCGTATTTTGTTTCAGGATGAATCTATGATTCGGGATTATCAGGCTATCGCCCGTACTTGGTTTCCAAAAGGGCAGCAACGCATTATCCCAACTTACGGTAAGCATCAAGGTATTAAACTTTTAGGCACGCTTGACTATGAAAGCGGCGAAATCTTTGTAATCGAAAGTGACCGTTATGATGCCGAGGTCTTTTTGTCCTTTCTACAGCAGATCCTTTTGAAGTATCCAGGGGAAAGAATTGTAATCATTCTCGATAATGCCAGAATTCATCATGCCAATCTCTTACAGCCATTCTTAAAGAGTAACAAGGATCGTCTTACCCTTGTTTTTTTGCCGCCTTACAGTCCCAATCTTAATCTAATTGAAGAATTCTGGGGCTGGCTCAAGCATTCTTGTATCTACAACGTTTTTTATCACTCAACCAATGAAATTCGCCAAAGGATTCAAAGGTTTGTCGCTCAAATCAATCAAATGCCTTTAAAGGTCATTGATAGGTTGTGTTGTTCTTTGTAA
- a CDS encoding glycosyltransferase family 2 protein, whose amino-acid sequence MKFSIITPSYNQGEFIERTICSVLNQGIDDLEYIVTDGGSRDQTVDILRRYENRLRWLSEPDKGQTDAINKGIRLSTGDIIAYLNSDDIYYPGALAKVRDYFAAHPAAMILYGDADHIDENDNVIEPYYTEPWDYQRLLDVCFLCQPAVFWRRSLMAAYGLFDENLQYCMDYEYWLRVGAEQPMDYLPERLAGSRLHSRTKTLGMRRKCHEEMVVMIYRKTGRPPIRWLYNLGHVIAEDKGLVRHTAAQEMRFILEVGKVFIREHWRLTGGLPWREMRTIGGWLKNTYGRWRREREKFS is encoded by the coding sequence ATGAAATTTTCCATCATAACGCCATCTTACAACCAGGGAGAATTTATCGAAAGGACCATTTGCAGCGTCCTTAATCAGGGAATTGACGACCTGGAATACATCGTAACCGACGGCGGCAGCCGGGATCAGACTGTAGACATACTGCGCCGCTACGAAAACCGGCTTCGCTGGCTGTCGGAGCCGGACAAGGGACAGACCGACGCCATTAATAAGGGCATTCGCCTGTCTACCGGCGACATCATCGCCTACCTTAACTCTGATGATATATATTATCCCGGCGCCCTGGCCAAAGTCCGGGACTACTTTGCGGCTCATCCGGCAGCAATGATCTTATACGGGGACGCCGACCACATCGATGAAAATGACAATGTGATCGAACCCTACTACACCGAACCCTGGGACTATCAGCGCCTTTTGGATGTCTGTTTTCTCTGCCAGCCGGCCGTTTTCTGGCGGCGCAGCTTAATGGCGGCGTATGGGTTGTTTGATGAAAATTTGCAGTACTGCATGGACTATGAATACTGGCTGCGGGTAGGCGCCGAACAGCCCATGGACTACCTGCCGGAAAGGCTGGCGGGTTCCCGCCTTCACTCCCGGACCAAGACGCTGGGAATGCGCCGGAAATGTCATGAGGAAATGGTGGTTATGATTTATCGCAAGACCGGGAGGCCGCCTATCCGGTGGCTGTACAACCTGGGACATGTGATCGCCGAAGACAAGGGACTGGTCCGCCACACCGCCGCCCAGGAAATGCGTTTTATCCTGGAGGTAGGCAAAGTATTCATCCGGGAACACTGGCGCTTGACCGGCGGGCTTCCCTGGCGGGAAATGCGGACCATTGGCGGCTGGCTCAAAAATACCTATGGCCGGTGGCGCAGGGAGAGGGAGAAATTTTCATGA
- a CDS encoding glycosyltransferase family 4 protein, with product MKIGFDVSQTAENKAGCGFYADQLITALTKIDRENQYLLYPTFYGYRHPDFRQAAFPRGNPNVKMLLTDTAGWEINRWWDTPQPRSRRLGNPDIIHSNNFSCPRDVDCKTVMTIHDLAFMELPDLTTEANRLVCFQGVFESSLYADFLIMVSESTRQVYQRHFPHYPAARMAVVHEGTRNSIQPQTPEYCRRLLDKLNLQADGFWLGVGTVEPRKNYRLLVRAYGERVKQYGEERLLCIAGGKGWLESDIGEFVKANGLEDKVRFLGYVTDEELSVLYTACFAFVYPSLYEGFGLPLVEAMSCGAAVITSQTTSMPEVAGDAGLLIDPCSVESLFQAMTELAGREDLRRRLQARSRERARLFSWEAAAAKVLDCYRQVMDMPSWYVRAAAPTQ from the coding sequence ATGAAGATTGGCTTTGACGTAAGCCAGACCGCTGAGAACAAGGCCGGGTGCGGTTTCTACGCCGACCAGCTTATTACGGCCCTTACGAAAATTGACCGGGAAAATCAATATTTGCTTTATCCTACTTTCTACGGCTACCGCCACCCCGATTTTCGCCAGGCTGCCTTTCCCCGGGGCAATCCCAATGTCAAAATGCTGCTGACCGACACCGCCGGCTGGGAGATCAACCGCTGGTGGGATACGCCTCAGCCCCGCAGCCGGCGGCTGGGCAATCCGGATATTATCCATTCCAACAATTTTTCCTGTCCCCGGGATGTGGATTGTAAAACCGTCATGACCATTCATGATCTTGCCTTTATGGAACTGCCGGATCTTACCACCGAAGCCAACCGGCTGGTCTGTTTCCAGGGTGTTTTTGAATCCTCCCTTTACGCCGATTTTCTGATTATGGTCTCCGAGTCGACCCGGCAGGTGTATCAGCGGCATTTCCCCCATTATCCCGCCGCCAGGATGGCTGTGGTTCATGAAGGGACCCGGAACTCGATCCAGCCGCAGACGCCGGAGTATTGCCGCCGCCTTTTGGACAAATTAAATCTGCAAGCCGACGGCTTCTGGCTGGGGGTAGGCACCGTGGAACCCCGCAAGAACTACCGCCTCCTGGTCCGCGCCTATGGCGAAAGAGTGAAGCAGTATGGCGAGGAGCGCCTTTTGTGCATAGCCGGAGGCAAGGGCTGGCTGGAATCGGATATCGGTGAATTCGTAAAAGCCAACGGCTTAGAAGATAAAGTCCGCTTTTTGGGTTATGTCACCGACGAAGAACTGTCGGTGCTGTATACAGCCTGCTTTGCCTTTGTATACCCCAGTTTATATGAAGGCTTCGGCCTGCCCCTGGTGGAAGCCATGTCTTGCGGCGCCGCCGTCATTACCAGCCAAACCACCAGCATGCCGGAAGTGGCCGGCGACGCCGGGCTGCTGATCGATCCCTGCTCGGTGGAAAGCCTCTTCCAAGCCATGACCGAACTGGCCGGCAGGGAGGATTTGCGCCGACGGCTTCAGGCCCGGAGCCGGGAGCGGGCTCGCTTGTTTTCCTGGGAAGCGGCCGCCGCCAAGGTGCTGGACTGCTACCGCCAAGTGATGGATATGCCGTCCTGGTATGTCCGCGCGGCAGCGCCAACCCAATAG